One Clarias gariepinus isolate MV-2021 ecotype Netherlands chromosome 18, CGAR_prim_01v2, whole genome shotgun sequence genomic window carries:
- the LOC128506381 gene encoding protein PERCC1 — translation MAASVIRTLSGFRPGRPAHTCFVSADEDDVEDEYEEELRDEVEDSYGEEDEDSPDVESQVRGPSACDLYTEMTERLLRFAELISTDVQRYFGRGQDSDTCGIYAGRSCAEFSGRQRYYSDIIRAAASEQGDEPENLGPLAELFQNAQVKKQQGLPMIQRRLPSSFWTEPRPDLLCDAVTCPSEPASSNANIISMSGSGTPDFSDLLAHWASERDTAAAAEFGCEFQLS, via the coding sequence ATGGCAGCCAGCGTAATCAGAACCCTGAGCGGATTCAGACCTGGTCGTCCCGCTCACACCTGCTTCGTTTCTGCTGATGAAGACGATGTTGAAGACGAATATGAAGAGGAGCTCAGGGACGAGGTGGAGGACAGCTACGGAGAGGAGGACGAGGACTCCCCAGACGTCGAGTCTCAGGTCAGAGGTCCATCAGCGTGCGACCTGTACACCGAGATGACGGAACGCCTGCTACGTTTTGCCGAACTCATCAGCACTGATGTGCAGCGATATTTCGGGCGGGGTCAGGACTCGGACACGTGCGGCATCTATGCGGGAAGGTCCTGCGCCGAGTTCTCGGGCCGGCAGCGCTACTATTCCGACATCATCCGAGCGGCGGCGTCCGAGCAGGGGGACGAGCCTGAGAACCTCGGGCCGCTCGCGGAACTCTTCCAGAACGCTCAGGTGAAGAAGCAGCAGGGCTTACCCATGATTCAGAGGCGTCTCCCCAGCAGCTTCTGGACCGAGCCGCGACCCGACCTCCTCTGTGATGCGGTGACCTGCCCCTCAGAACCCGCCAGCAGTAACGCCAACATCATCAGCATGAGCGGCTCCGGAACACCGGACTTCAGTGACTTACTGGCGCACTGGGCGTCTGAGAGAGacaccgccgccgccgccgaGTTCGGCTGTGAGTTCCAGCTTTCATAG
- the pdia2 gene encoding protein disulfide-isomerase A2 has product MRPARALIIALALLCARAEPETAEGHADRGDKTQTETETEEKTDEITEEKNVLVLHEKNLDRALSENRYLLVEFYAPWCRHCQALEPVYAEAAALLKNESSPVRLAKVDAVEEKELAKEFEVNSFPTLKLFTEGRRQNATLFTGKRSVKGIIQWLRRRLGPSAALLNDRQDAQELIDAHNLVVIGFFKDLEGDKARVFNDVSQDVVDVNFGITSSPELFKEYKVEKEAVVLFKKFDDNRADLPLSEDEKLEKDELVSFISSNSLELVIEFNEENGEKIFSNKVHNHLLLFINTTMESHAALLDEYRAAARDFRERVLFISIDITTDVSHVLTYFGLSASEAPALRFINTDTLKKFAMTETSITGDTLRTFCQDVLDGKIKPHLKSEDVPEDWDKSPVKVLVGKNFEQVAFDETKNVFVEFYAPWCGHCKELAPVWEKLGEKYQDHENIIVAKMDATANDMEEVAVQGYPTLKYFPAGTERKVIDYNGNRDLETFIKFLDNGGVLPEEEEEEEEEDEDQESKDAVSSDPTGESEKPSNGSSSKDEL; this is encoded by the exons ATGAGGCCTGCACGCGCCCTGATCATCGCTCTCGCCCTGCTGTGCGCGCGGGCCGAGCCTGAGACGGCCGAGGGACACGCGGACAGAGGGGACAAAACCCAGACTGAGACTGAGACGGAGGAAAAGACGGATGAAATTACGGAGGAGAAAAACGTCCTGGTGCTGCACGAGAAGAACTTGGACAGAGCTCTGAGTGAGAACAGATACCTGCTAGTGGAGTTCT ATGCCCCGTGGTGTCGGCACTGTCAGGCCCTCGAACCCGTTTACGCCGAGGCCGCGGCACTGCTGAAGAACGAATCCTCTCCCGTACGCCTGGCCAAAGTCGACGCCGTGGAGGAGAAGGAACTCGCCAAAGAGTTTGAGGTCAACAGCTTTCCCACGCTGAAACTGTTCACGGAGGGCCGCAGACAGAACGCCACTCTGTTCACAG GGAAGCGCAGTGTGAAGGGCATCATACAGTGGCTGCGGCGCCGCCTGGGACCGAGCGCCGCTCTCCTCAACGACCGCCAAGACGCTCAGGAGCTAATCGACGCGCACAACCTGGTCGTGATCGGGTTCTTTAAG gactTGGAAGGAGACAAAGCCAGAGTGTTTAATGACGTGTCACAGGACGTAGTGGACGTGAACTTTGGCATCACGAGCAGCCCAGAGCTCTTTAAGGAGTACAAAGTGGAAAAGGAGGCGGTCGTGCTTTTCAAAAAG tttGACGACAATCGTGCAGACTTGCCCCTGTCTGAGGACGAGAAGCTGGAGAAGGATGAGCTCGTCTCGTTCATCAGCAGCAACAGCCTCGAGCTCGTTATTGAATTTAATGAAGAA AACGGAGAAAAGATTTTTTCAAACAAAGTCCACAACCACCTCCTCCTGTTCATCAACACCACCATGGAGTCTCACGCCGCCCTGCTGGACGAGTACCGCGCCGCCGCCAGGGACTTCAGAGAGAGA gTCCTGTTCATCAGTATAGACATCACCACAGACGTCTCCCACGTGTTAACTTATTTCGGTTTGTCCGCGAGCGAAGCCCCGGCCCTCCGCTTCATCAACACCGACACCCTGAAGAAGTTCGCCATGACGGAGACGTCCATCACCGGGGACACGCTGAGGACGTTCTGTCAGGACGTGCTGGACGGAAAAATCAAG CCTCATTTGAAGAGTGAAGACGTTCCTGAGGACTGGGACAAGAGTCCTGTTAAAGTCCTCGTGGGGAAAAACTTCGAGCAAGTCGCCTTTGATGAGACCAAGAATGTGTTTGTGGAGTTCT ACGCCCCTTGGTGTGGTCACTGTAAGGAACTGGCCCCTGTGTGGGAAAAGCTGGGGGAAAAGTACCAGGACCACGAGAACATCATCGTCGCCAAGATGGACGCGACGGCCAACGACATGGAGGAGGTGGCGGTGCAGGGTTACCCCACGCTCAAGTACTTTCCAGcagggacagagagaaag GTGATCGATTATAACGGAAACAGGGATTTGGAAACGTTCATTAAATTCCTGGATAATGGTGGAGTTTtgccagaagaagaagaagaagaagaagaagaagatgaggaCCAAGAAAGCAAGGATGCG GTCTCGAGCGACCCCACAGGCGAGTCGGAGAAACCGTCTAACGGATCCAGCAGTAAAGACGAGCTCTGA